A window of Pedobacter lusitanus contains these coding sequences:
- a CDS encoding efflux RND transporter permease subunit, translated as MKISDYAVKNSQFTLVIFLMIIVLGITTMLSMPRSEDPEMHAPSFSVIIVYPGTSPRDIEDRVVTPLEKTISGLDDIKRIRTNISNGVAVLRVDYKYSSSVEGKYQEIVREVNGKRSELPADIYSIEVQKQQPSDVNVLQVALVSENAPRSKMQYYAEKLQDELEKVAALKKVSIFGLPRQQVRIELDLEKMAQMNLPVSAVKNSLQSEMASIPGGSIDASHQTFNIVTNEYRTLDAVQNTIVYAAGGKNIVLKNIAKVYYGYEEDKHITRLNGHRSLFVTAAQKEGENISKTQKDYQPVLASFKKTLPANIDLVQNFDQADNVNRRLSGLGHDFIIAILLVAVTLLPLGMRPAIIVMISIPLSLAIGIVLLQLFGFNLNQLSIVGLVVALGLLVDDSIVVVENIERWMLEGHSRLEATLKATRQIGMAVVGCTITLIIAFMPLVFLPEGSGDFIRSLPLAVIFSVLASMLVSLTIIPFLSSRLLKTHVGNPEGNMLMRGLKKIIHGSYARLLDKALQKPLLTISIAVILFVTSIFLFKVIGFSLFPASEKPQFLVNITTPNQSNLSYTDTVTRAIEKELKQQPEVKYYSSNVGKGNPRIYYNVIPENDRSDFAQLFVQLDENTSPDEKLKLIQRLQQRWAHYPGAKVEVKNFQQGPPVVAPVEVRLFGDNLDTLRSISLQVEKLLQQAPGTMYVRNPVNLLKSDIRVVINKEKAQLLGVPTISIDQTARLAVTGLNLGTFYNNDNKNGYGVLLTRTKEGRPGMDAFRNLYVDNTKGNALPMNQVADLKLEASQAVINHQEKKRVVSVQANVQDGFLVNRVIDDVVLKMDKLHLPAGYSFEMGGEVESRNNSFGGFLNIILVTVFLFIAVLILLFKTFKSTLIVLSVIPLGVVGAAVALWITGNSLSFVAIIGLIALAGIEVKNTILLVDFTNQLRKQGKSLQDAIREAGEVRFLPIVLTSLTAIGGLIPIAISTNPLIAPLAIVLIGGLISSTLLSRIVTPIIYELIPPAIEVEEHISADQV; from the coding sequence ATGAAAATATCAGATTATGCTGTAAAAAACAGCCAGTTTACACTGGTAATCTTTCTGATGATCATTGTCTTGGGAATTACTACCATGCTGAGTATGCCCAGATCTGAGGATCCGGAAATGCATGCACCTTCTTTTTCTGTCATTATTGTTTATCCGGGTACCAGTCCCAGGGATATAGAAGACAGGGTGGTTACCCCGCTGGAAAAAACAATATCCGGATTGGATGATATCAAAAGGATCAGAACAAATATCTCTAATGGTGTGGCTGTTTTGCGCGTGGATTATAAGTATAGCAGCAGTGTGGAAGGAAAGTATCAGGAAATTGTAAGAGAAGTAAATGGTAAAAGAAGTGAGCTGCCGGCAGATATTTATAGTATAGAAGTACAGAAACAGCAGCCTTCGGATGTTAATGTACTGCAGGTTGCACTGGTATCGGAAAATGCGCCACGCAGCAAGATGCAGTATTATGCGGAAAAACTCCAGGATGAACTTGAAAAGGTGGCTGCGCTTAAAAAAGTATCCATTTTTGGTTTGCCCAGACAGCAGGTTCGTATAGAGCTGGATCTGGAAAAAATGGCACAGATGAACCTGCCGGTCAGTGCAGTTAAGAATAGTCTTCAGAGTGAAATGGCCAGTATTCCCGGAGGAAGCATTGACGCTTCTCATCAGACTTTTAATATTGTAACCAATGAATACCGGACACTGGATGCCGTTCAGAATACGATTGTTTATGCTGCGGGAGGGAAAAATATAGTCTTAAAAAACATAGCTAAAGTTTATTATGGTTATGAGGAAGATAAGCATATTACGCGGCTTAACGGTCACAGGAGTTTATTTGTAACGGCGGCTCAGAAAGAGGGTGAAAATATCAGTAAAACGCAAAAGGATTATCAGCCGGTATTAGCCAGTTTTAAAAAGACATTACCAGCTAATATTGATCTGGTGCAGAATTTTGATCAGGCAGATAATGTGAACAGGAGATTATCTGGCCTGGGACATGATTTTATCATCGCAATTTTGCTTGTTGCAGTGACTTTATTGCCTTTGGGGATGCGTCCGGCTATCATCGTCATGATTTCAATTCCGCTTTCTCTGGCTATTGGGATAGTATTGCTTCAATTGTTTGGTTTCAACCTGAACCAATTGAGTATTGTTGGATTAGTCGTTGCCCTTGGACTCCTGGTGGATGATAGTATAGTTGTAGTGGAGAACATTGAACGCTGGATGCTTGAAGGTCATAGTCGTCTGGAAGCAACTTTAAAGGCAACCAGGCAGATAGGTATGGCGGTAGTGGGCTGTACAATTACGCTGATCATTGCTTTTATGCCATTGGTGTTCCTGCCGGAAGGTTCAGGAGATTTTATCAGATCTTTACCTCTTGCTGTTATTTTTTCGGTTCTGGCTTCAATGCTGGTCTCTTTAACGATTATCCCTTTTTTATCTAGTCGTTTGCTAAAAACACATGTCGGAAATCCGGAAGGAAACATGCTGATGCGTGGATTGAAAAAAATAATTCATGGTAGCTATGCCCGTTTACTGGACAAAGCACTTCAAAAACCACTGCTGACTATTTCTATTGCTGTTATACTCTTTGTTACATCCATATTCCTTTTTAAGGTTATTGGATTCAGCTTGTTCCCGGCATCAGAAAAACCTCAGTTTCTGGTCAATATCACTACACCTAATCAATCTAATTTGTCCTATACCGATACAGTGACAAGGGCTATCGAGAAAGAACTGAAACAGCAACCAGAGGTGAAATATTATTCTTCGAATGTAGGAAAAGGGAATCCACGTATTTATTACAATGTAATACCTGAAAATGACAGGAGTGATTTTGCTCAGTTATTTGTACAGCTGGATGAAAACACCTCACCTGATGAAAAGTTAAAGCTCATTCAAAGACTGCAGCAGCGCTGGGCACATTATCCGGGAGCAAAAGTTGAAGTGAAGAATTTCCAGCAGGGGCCTCCGGTTGTGGCACCGGTTGAGGTTCGTCTTTTTGGAGATAATCTGGATACACTGCGTTCAATTTCTCTCCAGGTGGAAAAGTTATTGCAGCAAGCCCCCGGAACCATGTATGTCAGAAATCCAGTTAATTTGCTTAAAAGTGATATTCGTGTAGTGATAAACAAAGAAAAAGCGCAGCTGCTGGGGGTACCGACGATCAGTATTGACCAGACTGCAAGACTTGCCGTTACTGGTTTGAACCTGGGTACTTTTTATAATAACGATAATAAAAATGGATATGGCGTATTACTGACCAGGACTAAAGAAGGCAGACCGGGAATGGATGCTTTCCGTAATTTATACGTGGATAATACTAAAGGTAATGCTTTACCGATGAATCAAGTCGCTGATCTGAAGCTGGAAGCGTCACAGGCAGTGATCAATCACCAGGAAAAGAAAAGAGTGGTTTCTGTACAGGCGAATGTTCAGGATGGCTTTTTGGTTAACCGCGTAATTGATGACGTGGTATTGAAAATGGATAAACTTCATTTGCCGGCTGGTTACAGTTTTGAAATGGGCGGAGAAGTGGAGTCCAGAAATAATTCTTTTGGTGGATTTTTAAACATTATTCTGGTTACTGTATTCTTGTTTATAGCTGTGCTGATTCTTTTATTTAAGACATTTAAAAGTACGCTGATCGTTTTATCTGTCATCCCGCTCGGAGTGGTTGGAGCTGCGGTAGCTTTATGGATAACTGGAAATTCGCTGTCTTTTGTAGCAATTATTGGATTGATTGCACTGGCAGGGATAGAGGTGAAGAACACAATTTTGCTGGTAGATTTCACTAATCAGCTGAGAAAGCAGGGTAAGAGTCTGCAGGATGCAATTCGTGAGGCTGGTGAGGTAAGGTTTTTACCAATTGTACTGACTTCGCTGACTGCAATTGGGGGGTTAATACCTATTGCTATCTCCACTAATCCACTAATTGCACCACTGGCCATTGTTTTAATCGGCGGACTGATCAGTTCTACTTTATTATCCAGAATTGTTACCCCGATTATTTACGAGCTGATACCTCCGGCAATAGAGGTTGAAGAGCATATATCTGCAGATCAGGTATGA
- a CDS encoding phosphoenolpyruvate carboxylase has protein sequence MTQKLRVTGQRESIFNNEVVSRFELYNSLFLTLPFYKIKDTGTLLPLFIKHCEDGVKNLKTPAEIIKTFFDRYTQTTDPKDIIDLLFRFIQYIERQVVLFDAVEDASFTKLNTTEDHSSLISMLKKSEFNAELHEKIEQLIKDFSLRLVLTAHPTQFYPGSVLSIINDLTSAIKINDIVTINQLLQQLGKTPFFNKKSPTPVDEALSLSWYLENVFYFAAAKIQSEIDSSLEEFNIPSKKAIELGFWPGGDRDGNPNVHAQDTIQVSKMLRQILFRCYYRDFRKLKRRITFRGVEETVYKVQDVLYKNAFDTNIEPENISAFLIENLNQIKNTLIEFHDGLFADLVDDLLRKIELFGSHFASLDIRQDSRVLRDVHAYCRQFKPIISLFPEDYDELSEEEKIQQLSFKTAKVNYSGDADPLTQDTLQTIAEIRQIQQQNGELACHRYIISNCQQASDVLQLMELFLWNGWDEKQLSIDFVPLFETVNDLAGASQIMERLYTHPFYRKHLESRGNKQDIMLGFSDSTKDGGYLMANWSIFNAKVALTATSVAHNIQLAFFDGRGGPPSRGGGKTHRFYASMGKEIANKNIQLTIQGQTISSQYGSVDSAEFNIEQLINAGISSGLKERHNILLDSPHKDILNVMAEDSFNAFVALRKHPLFLNYLERFSPLSLLSKITISSRPVKRSSGEKLRLEDLRAISFVTAWGQLKQNIPGFYGIGTALKNQEASGNWEKIRQTYQESGYFKTIIDNGMMSMSKTDFSITAHFANDPEFGDFWKMLRDEYERSKEMLLKLAGHTTLMENYPVEKRSIAVREKIVLPLVLIQHFALEKLQQQLTDQEHQSYEKLAIRTVYGIVNAGRNSA, from the coding sequence ATGACGCAGAAACTAAGAGTTACAGGACAAAGAGAATCCATTTTTAACAACGAAGTTGTCTCCAGATTTGAACTTTACAACAGCCTGTTCCTAACCCTCCCATTTTACAAAATCAAGGATACCGGTACCTTGCTGCCCCTTTTTATTAAGCACTGTGAAGACGGGGTAAAGAATCTCAAGACTCCTGCAGAAATCATTAAAACCTTTTTTGACCGGTATACCCAAACTACAGATCCTAAGGATATTATCGATTTATTATTCCGGTTTATTCAATATATTGAGCGTCAGGTTGTACTATTTGATGCTGTTGAAGATGCATCTTTCACTAAACTAAACACAACAGAAGATCATAGTTCACTGATTTCAATGTTGAAAAAAAGTGAATTCAATGCTGAACTTCATGAAAAAATAGAGCAGCTGATCAAAGATTTCTCTCTGCGTCTGGTTCTTACAGCTCACCCTACGCAGTTCTATCCGGGCAGTGTGCTTTCTATTATCAACGACCTTACCTCAGCCATAAAAATCAATGACATTGTCACTATTAATCAGCTGTTGCAGCAATTAGGGAAAACACCCTTTTTCAATAAAAAATCACCAACACCAGTTGATGAAGCATTGAGCTTATCCTGGTATCTGGAAAACGTATTTTATTTTGCCGCGGCCAAAATTCAGTCAGAAATAGACAGTAGTCTGGAGGAATTTAATATTCCTTCGAAAAAAGCAATAGAGCTTGGTTTCTGGCCAGGCGGAGACAGGGATGGGAATCCTAACGTACATGCTCAGGATACCATACAAGTTTCAAAAATGCTTCGCCAGATCCTGTTCCGCTGTTATTACAGAGATTTCAGGAAACTGAAAAGAAGGATCACTTTCAGAGGAGTGGAAGAAACTGTTTATAAAGTACAGGATGTACTTTATAAAAATGCATTTGACACTAATATTGAACCGGAAAACATTTCAGCCTTTCTGATTGAAAACCTGAATCAGATTAAAAATACACTGATTGAATTTCATGATGGGCTATTTGCAGATCTGGTGGATGACCTGCTGCGCAAAATTGAACTCTTTGGTTCTCACTTTGCCTCTCTGGATATCAGACAGGACAGCAGAGTTCTTCGTGACGTACATGCTTACTGCAGACAGTTCAAACCAATTATCTCTCTCTTCCCCGAAGATTATGATGAATTGAGCGAAGAAGAAAAAATACAGCAGCTTTCCTTCAAAACCGCAAAAGTAAACTACTCAGGTGATGCAGATCCGCTTACACAGGATACGCTTCAGACTATTGCCGAAATCAGACAGATACAACAACAGAACGGAGAACTTGCCTGTCATCGTTACATTATCAGTAATTGCCAGCAGGCCAGTGATGTGCTGCAGCTGATGGAGTTATTCTTATGGAACGGATGGGATGAAAAACAGCTCAGTATAGATTTTGTTCCATTGTTTGAAACCGTAAACGATCTGGCAGGAGCCTCACAGATCATGGAACGTTTGTATACCCATCCATTTTACAGAAAACATCTGGAAAGCAGAGGCAACAAACAGGACATTATGCTTGGTTTCTCTGACAGCACAAAGGACGGCGGTTATTTAATGGCCAACTGGTCCATTTTCAACGCCAAGGTGGCCTTAACTGCGACCTCTGTGGCTCATAACATACAGTTGGCGTTTTTTGATGGCCGTGGCGGTCCTCCTTCAAGAGGCGGGGGTAAAACCCATCGTTTTTACGCCTCCATGGGTAAAGAGATTGCTAATAAAAATATTCAGCTTACTATCCAGGGGCAGACGATCAGTTCTCAGTATGGCTCTGTTGACAGTGCCGAATTCAATATCGAACAACTGATTAATGCCGGGATTTCATCAGGATTGAAAGAGAGACACAATATCTTACTTGATTCACCACATAAAGACATACTAAATGTAATGGCAGAAGATAGTTTCAACGCTTTTGTTGCGTTGCGCAAACATCCCTTGTTTTTAAATTATCTTGAGCGCTTCTCTCCTTTAAGCCTGTTATCAAAAATCACAATCAGCAGCAGACCTGTAAAAAGGAGTTCAGGTGAGAAATTACGTCTCGAAGATCTCAGAGCTATTAGCTTTGTAACAGCCTGGGGCCAGCTAAAACAGAATATCCCTGGCTTTTATGGTATCGGAACCGCTTTAAAAAATCAGGAAGCTTCCGGGAACTGGGAAAAAATCCGCCAGACTTATCAGGAGTCAGGCTATTTTAAAACTATTATTGACAACGGAATGATGTCGATGAGCAAGACTGATTTTTCTATTACTGCACATTTTGCCAATGATCCTGAGTTTGGTGATTTCTGGAAAATGCTGCGTGATGAATACGAAAGATCTAAAGAAATGCTGCTAAAATTGGCTGGTCACACCACCTTAATGGAGAATTATCCGGTTGAGAAAAGGTCTATCGCAGTGAGAGAAAAGATCGTACTTCCACTGGTTCTGATCCAGCATTTCGCTTTAGAGAAGCTACAACAGCAACTAACCGATCAGGAGCATCAGTCTTATGAGAAACTAGCTATAAGAACCGTTTACGGAATTGTAAATGCAGGCAGGAACTCTGCTTAA